The Ignavibacteriales bacterium DNA segment GGGTATAGTTGTAGGAATTTTTTCTATCATTGTCATCATGACAATCATTACAATGCTTCAGAACAGTATCGAAAGCGGTTTGTCAATGCTGAATAAAAATACTTTTCAGATAGAAAAGTTCAGCAGAATGCAAGAAGGTGGTGCGGACGCCGAAAGGATATTGCGTAACAGAAAAGATTTAACAATAGAAGATGCCGAAAGATTAAAATCGCTTCTGACGCAAGCTATGTACGTCGGTGCCGAGCAGTGGCACTTTGATATAGTAATTAAGTATGGTAACAATGAGACTAATCCAAATATCAGCGTAACAGGAATTACCACTGATGCGATGAAAACAAATAACTGGAATGTTGAATATGGTCGTGATTTTATGGAAACAGATATTCAGTATTCGACTAACGTTTGTTTGCTTGGCTATGATATAGTTGATAAAATATTCGGTCAAATAAATCCCGTAGGGCTTACTGTTCGTGTTGATGGCAGACCTATAAAAGTTATAGGTGTGCTGGAAAGACAGCCTGCTATGTTTGGTTCAAGCAGGGATAATTTTGTTGTTATGCCTATCTCTACATTTCAAAGTTTTTACGGAAAGTATAATAACAGTGTAAACATAACTGTGATGTCCCATAGTAAAGCCGATTATGACGAAGTGATAGAATCTGCAATTGGATATATGCGTACTATCCGTAAGGTTCCTGCAGGTGAAGAAAATGATTTTTCTATCTTCAGTAATGATTCACTGATTGGTCAGGTTAATGATATTACAGGTGGAATAAGAATTGGCGCTCTTGTTATTTCAATCATCGCACTTATAGCTGCAGGAATAGGGATAATGAATATAATGCTCGTATCTGTAACCGAAAGAACCCGCGAAATAGGGATTAGAAAGGCGATAGGCGCAAAGAGAAAAAATATTTTAATGCAGTTTCTCTTTGAAGCGATTGTGTTATGTTTAATTGGCGGAGTGATCGGAATTGTTATCGGGGTGGGGCTTGGAAATTTCGCAGGAAGTTTTTTAAATGCACAGTCTGCAATTCCAATTGATTGGATTTTAATTGGTCTTTCGCTGTGTGTTATGGTGGGGCTTATCTTTGGAACTTATCCAGCGTATAAAGCAGCAAACTTAGATCCAATCGAAGCTCTGAGATATGAGTAACTCATGTTACCCAAAACAGCAAACCTCCGAGGTTTCGATGAATAGGTTTATGAAAATATTTTCTATTT contains these protein-coding regions:
- a CDS encoding ABC transporter permease; amino-acid sequence: MKTSQVFSLSLQSLKNNKLRTSLTILGIVVGIFSIIVIMTIITMLQNSIESGLSMLNKNTFQIEKFSRMQEGGADAERILRNRKDLTIEDAERLKSLLTQAMYVGAEQWHFDIVIKYGNNETNPNISVTGITTDAMKTNNWNVEYGRDFMETDIQYSTNVCLLGYDIVDKIFGQINPVGLTVRVDGRPIKVIGVLERQPAMFGSSRDNFVVMPISTFQSFYGKYNNSVNITVMSHSKADYDEVIESAIGYMRTIRKVPAGEENDFSIFSNDSLIGQVNDITGGIRIGALVISIIALIAAGIGIMNIMLVSVTERTREIGIRKAIGAKRKNILMQFLFEAIVLCLIGGVIGIVIGVGLGNFAGSFLNAQSAIPIDWILIGLSLCVMVGLIFGTYPAYKAANLDPIEALRYE